The Mytilus trossulus isolate FHL-02 chromosome 3, PNRI_Mtr1.1.1.hap1, whole genome shotgun sequence genome contains a region encoding:
- the LOC134710595 gene encoding zinc finger MYM-type protein 1-like, with protein sequence MSLQNWLKTGSLKRKKDEKDDHSDTEKLTPDISSPIQNEPDPEIRETPEPSTSKKSTLMSVSSQKGLDPAIFLIENQHSTDEQKLAMLKDADEISNVYPKKGGRRYLPSWESQFPWLRYSCTEDAAYCKYCVVFRDEGGLFSSKGFTDWKNAVGNKRSTLKSHDDSVDHRNAVEKAENFISVCEGKKPSICSSLSKAYEDKVKKNHDILLSIIDVIIVLGQRNIALRGNWDKISHQEDGNFQFFINWKSNFDTVLKDHLETAHKSMTYLSPQIQNELIQCCELEIRERIVQKCKASGFYSIMADETTDVSVTEQLSLCIRYVDNDTYEVREDFLGFVEPKEVDAEHIANAIVSNLDKWGLPLQKLRGQGYDGASVMSGHVSGVQQRIREQCPDAPFVHCKSHNLNLVVSP encoded by the exons ATGTCTTTACAAAACTGGTTGAAGACGGGTtctttaaagagaaaaaaagatgaGAAAG ATGACCATTCTGATACAGAAAAATTAACTCCAGATATATCCTCTCCCATTCAAAATGAACCAGATCCAGAAATAAGGGAAACACCAGAGCCGAGTACTAGTAAAAAGTCCACTCTAATGTCAGTTAGTAGTCAAAAGGGGCTTGACCCAGCTATATTTCTTATTGAAAACCAACATAGTACAGATGAACAGAAATTGGCGATGCTAAAAGATGCTGACGAAATATCTAATGTTTATCCTAAAAAAGGGGGGAGACGATATTTGCCATCTTGGGAATCCCAGTTTCCATGGTTAAGATATTCCTGTACGGAAGATGCTGCATATTGCAAGTATTGTGTTGTTTTTCGGGATGAAGGTGGACTTTTTAGCAGTAAAGGTTTCACGGACTGGAAAAATGCAGTGGGTAATAAAAGATCAACTTTAAAATCACATGATGACTCCGTTGACCATAGAAATGCAGTTGAGAAGGCTGAAAATTTTATCTCTGTATGCGAAGGCAAGAAACCTAGTATATGTTCATCATTAAGCAAAGCATATGAAGACAAGGTCAAGAAAAATCATGATATACTTCTTTCCATAATTGATGTGATAATCGTGTTAGGGCAGAGGAACATTGCATTAAGGGGAAATTGGGATAAAATATCTCACCAGGAAGACGgaaactttcaattttttatcaattgGAAATCTAACTTTGATACGGTATTAAAAGATCATCTCGAAACAGCACACAAATCTATGACATACCTATCACCACAGATTCAGAACGAATTGATACAATGCTGTGAACTTGAAATAAGAGAACGAATTGTGCAAAAATGTAAAGCATCTGGTTTTTATTCCATAATGGCCGATGAAACTACGGATGTTTCCGTGACAGAGCAACTATCGCTGTGTATCAGATATGTTGATAATGACACGTATGAGGTTAGAGAGGATTTTTTAGGATTTGTTGAACCTAAGGAAGTTGACGCTGAACATATTGCTAATGCAATTGTTAGTAACCTAGACAAATGGGGACTACCATTGCAGAAACTGCGTGGACAAGGGTACGATGGAGCCTCTGTCATGAGTGGACATGTATCAGGTGTACAACAGCGCATACGTGAACAATGTCCAGATGCACCCTTCGTGCACTGCAAGTCGCACAACCTTAACCTTGTGGTGTCACCGTGA
- the LOC134710596 gene encoding uncharacterized protein LOC134710596, whose amino-acid sequence MTWFLCASHKRKTILNSFTGNTKLVDDMLEGLQNEEEDVDIKLLKKGTDVSVKRLCETRWTARVDTVSSLLANYKSVHAALTKIENVSTSDARTNASGYRRYLEDPECIVAVLVAQFVLSILKPLTLFLQKTDCNMVDAFEESKILLELLQEKRTEEIFSELFRRGTVIADAIEIDLMPRRRVGRQVHRENAATASTAEQHWRINLFFPFLDHVISEMQRRFPDEVKNQMLGYYLIPKNVGKLTPELIEHLFQAFPDVTNMEELTCELERWVRKTVGMLDEGSLTTAIKLANKDLYPNVFTILQVLLTMPVTSVCCERSFSSLRRLKTWERATMGGDRLCGLAMLHVHRNDAVDKERVLKLFDSTGHRRIGKFWLTNRD is encoded by the coding sequence ATGACATGGTTCTTGTGTGCATCCCACAAGCGTAAAACCATCCTAAACTCATTTACAGGTAATACAAAATTAGTAGATGATATGCTTGAAGGTTTACAAAATGAAGAAGAAGATGTCGacataaaacttttgaaaaagggAACAGATGTTTCGGTGAAGCGTTTATGCGAAACAAGGTGGACAGCAAGAGTAGACACGGTTTCGTCACTTCTTGCAAACTACAAATCTGTTCATGCTGCTCtgactaaaattgaaaatgtaagcACAAGTGATGCTAGGACAAATGCAAGTGGTTATCGGCGCTACCTGGAAGACCCCGAATGCATTGTTGCCGTGTTAGTTGCCCAATTTGTTTTGAGCATTCTTAAGCCACTAACATTGTTCCTTCAAAAGACTGACTGCAACATGGTGGATGCTTTTGAGGAATCAAAAATTCTTCTGGAATTATTGCAGGAAAAGAGAACAGAGGAAATTTTTTCAGAACTTTTCAGGCGAGGTACTGTCATAGCAGATGCTATTGAAATAGACTTAATGCCACGTAGGCGAGTTGGTCGTCAGGTTCATAGGGAGAACGCAGCAACTGCCTCTACTGCAGAGCAGCATTGGcgaattaatttatttttcccATTTTTGGATCACGTTATTAGTGAAATGCAACGCCGGTTTCCTGATgaggtaaaaaatcaaatgttaggATATTACCTTATTCCAAAAAATGTAGGCAAGTTAACACCGGAATTAATTGAACACCTTTTCCAAGCATTTCCGGACGTAACAAACATGGAAGAGTTAACGTGTGAACTTGAAAGGTGGGTAAGAAAGACAGTAGGTATGCTAGACGAAGGAAGCCTCACGACAGCAATTAAGCTGGCTAACAAAGACTTGTACCCAAATGTTTTCACAATATTGCAAGTACTTTTAACTATGCCTGTCACATCAGTCTGTTGTGAGAGATCGTTTTCCAGTTTAAGGCGTTTGAAAACATGGGAACGGGCTACAATGGGTGGTGACAGGCTTTGTGGGCTTGCCATGCTCCATGTGCATAGGAATGATGCAGTGGACAAAGAACGTGTATTGAAGCTATTCGATAGCACAGGACATAGGAGAATCGGGAAGTTTTGGTTGACCAACAGAGATTAA